From a region of the Candidatus Binatia bacterium genome:
- a CDS encoding ATP-binding protein: MEVNALVRISRVMRRALGQARAAVAYLIYEHTILLLTVMFCAAGAATLWHLSRLSATLVESGALQGTVLYSGSLTELRTFYGSEVVDRVRSRGIEATHDYAGKQGAIPIPATFTIEFGKHMGAISPGMQIRLYSDYPFPFRKDGGPRDGFERDALLELRKNPGQPYFRFEDFQGRASLRYATAVQLRAGCVSCHNTHPESPKIDWQVGDVRGVQEIIRPLDSAIAETRSGLQSTFVLLGTMGLLGVGGLAMVIGRMRRTSVELQQRVAERTAAEARLAALHEINLAATSTLDLPNVLRVLLEKIGVFLPYAAATVRLFNEASGLLEPIACLNLDEEEWKEEQWKGGRGLPNVIFKNRVPWMVRNIQTDSRVQDPDFFRRQGLVSYLGVPLIVKDEIFGVISFYTKKEHDFSDDEIEFLNTLVGQAAIAINNSQLFEQTRSQAVAMEKSNKVKDEFLSVMSHELRTPLNVVIGYTGLMKEGILGAVSEEQTKALDKIGDRAKDQLTMIDSILFATSVETREIKAESQELNLAAFLDDLKSSYEVSVETRIRLNWIYAADLPVVQLDVAKLRHVLQNLINNALKFTREGEVAVSARMMGNGQHAGGNGYPAFIEFKVADTGIGIAESHVQVIFDKFRQVDSSETRPYGGVGIGLYIVKKFTEMLGGTVDVESKPGEGSTFTVRVPCAVANVKGQGADWI, translated from the coding sequence ATGGAAGTTAACGCTCTCGTTCGAATCAGTCGAGTCATGCGACGCGCTCTCGGACAGGCGCGTGCCGCGGTCGCCTACCTGATTTACGAGCACACGATTCTCCTGCTGACCGTCATGTTTTGCGCCGCAGGGGCGGCGACGCTGTGGCATTTGTCCCGCCTGTCGGCAACTCTAGTCGAGTCCGGAGCGTTACAGGGAACCGTGCTCTATTCCGGATCTCTCACCGAGCTGCGCACCTTCTATGGCTCCGAGGTCGTGGATAGGGTCAGGTCGCGCGGCATCGAGGCCACCCACGACTACGCCGGCAAACAAGGCGCAATCCCGATTCCGGCGACATTCACGATCGAGTTCGGCAAGCACATGGGCGCGATCAGCCCCGGGATGCAGATCCGCCTCTACAGCGATTATCCTTTTCCGTTCAGGAAAGACGGCGGTCCGAGAGATGGTTTCGAGCGCGACGCTCTTCTGGAGCTGAGAAAAAATCCCGGCCAACCTTATTTTCGTTTTGAAGATTTCCAGGGCAGAGCGTCCTTGCGCTATGCCACCGCGGTCCAACTGCGCGCCGGGTGCGTCTCCTGCCACAACACTCATCCCGAGAGCCCCAAGATCGATTGGCAGGTCGGCGACGTAAGAGGAGTCCAGGAGATTATTCGCCCCTTGGACAGCGCCATCGCCGAGACCCGCTCGGGCCTCCAAAGCACCTTTGTCCTTCTCGGCACGATGGGACTTTTGGGAGTGGGCGGCCTAGCCATGGTGATCGGCAGGATGCGCCGCACCTCGGTGGAGTTGCAGCAGCGGGTCGCCGAGCGCACCGCCGCCGAGGCCCGTTTGGCGGCGTTACATGAAATCAATCTGGCCGCGACCTCGACCCTGGATCTGCCTAACGTCTTGAGAGTGTTGTTGGAAAAAATCGGCGTCTTCCTACCCTATGCCGCGGCCACCGTCCGTTTATTCAATGAAGCGAGCGGTCTCCTGGAGCCGATTGCCTGCCTGAACCTCGACGAAGAGGAATGGAAGGAAGAGCAATGGAAAGGCGGCCGCGGATTGCCGAACGTGATCTTCAAAAATAGGGTGCCTTGGATGGTGCGGAATATTCAAACCGACTCGCGCGTCCAGGACCCCGATTTTTTTCGCCGGCAGGGTTTGGTTTCCTATCTGGGAGTTCCTTTGATCGTGAAAGACGAGATCTTCGGGGTCATTTCCTTTTATACGAAAAAAGAGCACGATTTCAGCGACGACGAAATCGAATTTCTCAACACGCTCGTCGGACAGGCGGCCATCGCGATCAATAATTCGCAGCTCTTCGAGCAGACCCGAAGCCAGGCGGTCGCGATGGAGAAATCAAACAAGGTCAAGGACGAATTTTTGAGCGTCATGTCGCATGAGCTGAGAACTCCGTTGAATGTGGTCATCGGCTATACCGGACTGATGAAAGAAGGAATATTGGGCGCCGTCAGCGAAGAGCAAACCAAAGCCTTGGACAAAATCGGCGATCGGGCCAAGGACCAATTGACCATGATCGACAGTATTTTGTTCGCTACTTCGGTCGAGACCCGCGAGATCAAGGCGGAGTCCCAGGAGTTGAACCTGGCGGCGTTTCTCGACGATCTCAAGTCAAGCTATGAAGTTTCGGTGGAAACGCGAATCCGTCTGAATTGGATCTACGCGGCGGATTTGCCGGTGGTCCAGTTAGACGTGGCAAAGCTGAGACACGTCCTGCAAAATCTCATCAATAATGCACTCAAGTTCACCCGCGAGGGCGAGGTGGCGGTATCGGCGAGAATGATGGGAAACGGACAGCACGCAGGGGGCAATGGGTATCCGGCATTTATAGAATTCAAGGTGGCCGATACCGGTATCGGCATTGCGGAGTCGCATGTGCAGGTCATCTTCGACAAGTTCCGCCAGGTGGACAGCTCCGAGACGAGACCGTACGGAGGCGTCGGCATCGGCCTTTACATCGTGAAAAAATTCACCGAGATGCTCGGCGGCACCGTCGATGTCGAGAGCAAGCCCGGCGAAGGATCGACGTTTACGGTCCGAGTGCCTTGCGCCGTCGCCAATGTTAAGGGTCAAGGCGCCGATTGGATATAA